One Streptomyces sp. NBC_01217 genomic region harbors:
- a CDS encoding NADP-dependent oxidoreductase produces MPKAYVFTRNGGPEVEAFIEQDVPVPGPGQLLVAVRAAGVNPVDWKLRTGYTRPGSEPQAFPTVFGSEAAGVVEGVGPDVEGFAVGDEVFGNPVTGGYAEYTLLPVVVTAHKPAGLSFTDAAVLPVAAATAYDGIRQLGLAPGSTLLVTGAGGGVGTAVLQLARHAGVHVIGAASAAKKDFVESLGAVHVESGAGLADRVRAAAPDGIDAVFDLVGGDTLRDVAPLLADRAALISAGGKPLAEELGGAAVLRARTAVVLDEVADLVVTGALRTHVTRTFPLTEAGAALRAVESGHARGKIVIEATA; encoded by the coding sequence ATGCCCAAGGCGTACGTGTTCACCCGCAACGGCGGACCGGAGGTGGAGGCCTTCATCGAGCAGGACGTACCGGTCCCGGGCCCCGGTCAGCTGCTCGTCGCCGTCCGGGCGGCCGGGGTCAACCCGGTCGACTGGAAGCTGCGTACGGGGTACACCAGGCCCGGCAGTGAGCCGCAGGCGTTCCCCACCGTCTTCGGCAGCGAGGCCGCCGGAGTGGTCGAGGGCGTCGGCCCGGATGTCGAGGGGTTCGCGGTCGGGGACGAGGTCTTCGGCAATCCGGTGACCGGCGGCTACGCCGAGTACACGCTGCTGCCCGTCGTCGTGACCGCACACAAGCCGGCCGGACTGTCGTTCACGGACGCGGCCGTGCTGCCGGTCGCGGCGGCCACCGCGTACGACGGCATCCGCCAGCTCGGTCTCGCCCCCGGTTCCACCCTGCTGGTCACCGGGGCCGGAGGAGGCGTCGGAACCGCCGTGCTGCAGCTCGCACGCCACGCCGGTGTCCATGTCATCGGCGCCGCGAGCGCCGCCAAGAAGGACTTCGTCGAGTCGCTCGGCGCGGTGCACGTCGAATCCGGCGCCGGTCTCGCCGACCGGGTCCGGGCAGCGGCACCCGACGGCATCGACGCGGTCTTCGACCTGGTCGGCGGCGACACCCTGAGGGACGTGGCCCCACTTCTCGCGGACCGGGCCGCACTGATCAGCGCCGGGGGCAAGCCACTGGCGGAGGAGCTGGGCGGGGCGGCCGTCCTGCGGGCCCGCACCGCTGTGGTCCTCGACGAAGTGGCGGACCTCGTCGTCACCGGAGCCCTGCGGACCCATGTGACCCGGACCTTCCCGCTCACCGAGGCCGGAGCGGCCCTGCGCGCCGTGGAGAGCGGACACGCACGCGGAAAGATCGTGATCGAGGCCACCGCATGA
- a CDS encoding SigB/SigF/SigG family RNA polymerase sigma factor: MTAHTARTAGAQRAESARSTRTGDAAADDGDLPWIEDAGRITPPDARELSRLFFHRLRILEEGTPAHQYARGTLIEMNLSLVRYAAGRFRNRGGGDMEDIVQVGTIGLIKAIDRFDLSREVEFTSFAVPYITGEIKRFFRDTSWAVHVPRRLQELRVDIARTKESLATLLDREPTVAELARRLGLSEDEIAEGIVAANGYTAGSLDMPADAAAAGRRNAPGRTFADVLGGPDPAMEAVENLHALAPLLGGLDDRERRIIDMRFGQEMTQAQIGAELGISQMHVSRLISRILRKLRSGMLIDE, encoded by the coding sequence ATGACGGCGCACACTGCGCGGACCGCCGGGGCGCAGCGAGCGGAGAGTGCACGGTCGACGCGTACGGGGGACGCCGCCGCGGACGACGGCGACCTGCCGTGGATCGAGGACGCGGGGAGGATCACCCCGCCGGACGCACGGGAACTGTCCCGGCTGTTCTTCCACCGGCTGCGGATCCTGGAGGAGGGAACCCCCGCCCATCAGTACGCGCGCGGCACCCTCATCGAGATGAACCTCTCCCTCGTCCGGTACGCCGCGGGCCGTTTCCGCAACCGGGGCGGCGGCGACATGGAGGACATCGTCCAGGTCGGCACGATCGGGCTGATCAAGGCCATCGACCGGTTCGATCTCTCCCGCGAGGTCGAGTTCACCTCCTTCGCGGTCCCGTACATCACCGGCGAGATAAAGCGGTTCTTCCGCGACACCAGCTGGGCGGTCCATGTCCCGCGCCGGCTGCAGGAGTTGCGGGTCGACATCGCCAGGACCAAGGAGTCCCTGGCCACGCTCCTGGACCGCGAACCCACCGTCGCGGAGCTCGCCCGGCGGCTGGGGCTCAGCGAGGACGAGATCGCCGAGGGCATCGTGGCCGCCAACGGGTACACGGCGGGTTCGCTGGACATGCCTGCCGATGCGGCGGCCGCGGGACGGCGCAACGCACCGGGGCGCACCTTCGCCGATGTCCTGGGCGGGCCCGATCCCGCCATGGAGGCGGTCGAGAATCTGCACGCGCTGGCGCCGCTGCTGGGCGGTCTCGACGACCGTGAACGGCGCATCATCGACATGCGTTTCGGCCAGGAGATGACCCAGGCGCAGATCGGCGCGGAGCTGGGGATCTCGCAGATGCATGTGTCGCGGCTGATCAGCAGGATTCTGCGGAAGCTCCGCAGCGGGATGCTCATCGATGAGTGA
- a CDS encoding ABC transporter permease, whose product MRPAARSRLRAALPLGHVVRRLGGTLGLLVVLSVAVFALLQAAPGDPAQTLLGPRSATPEALAAVRARYHLDSPLAVQYWYWLSDAVHLDLGTSIRTGESVAAALGDRLVLTGQLVGPGFAVALLLGLPLGVLAGLRGRRLTDRAVQSLGVVALSTPAFAGGLLLIYVFALMLGWFPAYGPGEGSGADRVMHLVLPAVALGVAVTAVLLKLTRAAVIRELDREHVTFARARGVPERDILLRYVLRGTVVPVLTGIGLILAYLLAGTVMVEQVFALPGLGSLLVDSVTFRDIPVVQAEALLIAALVCLANLVTDLLQPLLDPRLRTAPVATASAVTRSPEVLEEEGR is encoded by the coding sequence ATGAGGCCCGCCGCCCGTTCCCGGCTGCGCGCGGCGCTCCCCCTCGGCCATGTCGTGCGTCGCCTCGGCGGGACGCTCGGGCTGCTGGTCGTCCTGTCCGTCGCCGTGTTCGCCCTGCTCCAGGCCGCCCCCGGCGACCCGGCGCAGACCCTGCTCGGGCCGCGCAGCGCGACTCCCGAGGCACTGGCAGCCGTTCGGGCCCGCTACCACCTCGACAGCCCGCTGGCCGTGCAGTACTGGTACTGGCTCAGCGACGCCGTCCACCTCGATCTCGGTACCTCGATCCGGACCGGCGAGAGCGTCGCCGCCGCGCTGGGCGACCGGCTCGTGCTCACCGGGCAGCTGGTCGGGCCCGGCTTCGCCGTGGCCCTGCTGCTCGGACTGCCGCTGGGCGTCCTGGCGGGTCTGCGGGGCCGGCGCCTCACCGACCGGGCCGTACAGAGTCTCGGTGTGGTGGCCCTGTCCACCCCCGCGTTCGCGGGCGGTCTGCTGCTCATCTATGTGTTCGCGCTGATGCTCGGCTGGTTCCCGGCGTACGGACCCGGCGAGGGCTCGGGGGCCGACCGGGTGATGCATCTGGTGCTGCCCGCCGTGGCGCTCGGCGTCGCCGTCACCGCCGTCCTGCTGAAGCTGACCCGGGCCGCGGTCATCCGTGAACTCGACCGGGAGCACGTCACGTTCGCCCGTGCCCGGGGTGTCCCTGAGCGGGACATCCTGCTGCGGTACGTACTGCGCGGCACCGTCGTCCCCGTCCTCACCGGGATCGGTCTGATCCTCGCCTATCTCCTCGCGGGGACGGTCATGGTGGAGCAGGTCTTCGCGCTGCCCGGCCTCGGGTCCCTGCTGGTCGACTCGGTCACCTTCCGAGACATCCCCGTCGTCCAGGCCGAGGCGTTGCTCATAGCGGCCCTGGTCTGTCTGGCGAACCTCGTGACCGATCTCCTGCAGCCGCTGCTGGATCCACGACTGAGGACCGCACCCGTGGCGACGGCGTCCGCCGTCACCCGGTCGCCCGAAGTCCTTGAGGAGGAGGGCCGTTGA
- a CDS encoding ABC transporter ATP-binding protein yields MAARPATESPAAASAAPSTEALLSVDGLTVTATAGAGGPVPILDGVSLEVGRGECIGIVGESGSGKSLAMRAVVGLLPAGTDVTGGSVRIDGQDVLTLTPRERHALRGRRVTLLMQDPFTMLHPQLTCGRQIADGLRDLDGGRRGLSGKAARHAEVERRLAEVGLGPDVADRYPHELSGGMRQRVAAAAALAGDPELLIADEPTTALDASNQRAVLDLLRGLQRSRGMGLVLITHDLRVAFSACDRVYVLYAGSVLEHGRSHELESAPLHPYTAGLLACEPSVRERYAELPAIPGSVPAPGARSSGCPFADRCAHAAAVCRAEPVVLSAPPSCTGAPADASPGTRRLSACVRLSEIGDALATPPVRAAAVPSAVSGPGPDDEVHAQDAALVARSVDRTFRSPAGDHAALRDVGLTVPREGVVALVGESGSGKTTLARIAVGLETFDGGTVTVGGIALSAGRRPAAADRRRLAGQVQIVFQDPYSSLNPLRTVGATLREALAAATGRRGRGTPKAEVGTLLEQVGLPGSYATRRPAALSGGERQRVALARALAARPRLLICDEAVAALDVSVQAQLLNLLSSLQRSEGFAVLFITHDLGVVRQIADRVAVMHQGRIVEQGATAEVLDAPRHPWTRRMIDALPEATGSDEKARI; encoded by the coding sequence ATGGCAGCGCGCCCGGCGACAGAGAGCCCTGCCGCCGCTTCGGCGGCACCGTCCACCGAAGCCCTGCTCTCGGTGGACGGTCTGACGGTCACCGCCACGGCAGGTGCGGGCGGCCCGGTCCCGATCCTGGACGGCGTCTCGCTGGAGGTCGGCCGGGGCGAGTGCATCGGCATCGTCGGCGAGTCCGGCAGCGGCAAGTCCCTGGCCATGCGGGCCGTCGTGGGACTGCTGCCGGCCGGGACCGATGTGACGGGCGGATCCGTGCGGATCGACGGCCAGGATGTCCTCACCCTGACGCCCCGCGAGCGGCACGCCCTGCGGGGCCGGCGCGTCACACTGCTGATGCAGGACCCGTTCACGATGCTGCACCCGCAGCTCACCTGCGGACGGCAGATCGCGGACGGGCTGCGGGACCTCGACGGCGGGCGCCGTGGACTCAGCGGGAAGGCCGCCCGGCACGCGGAGGTGGAGCGGCGGCTCGCCGAGGTGGGACTCGGCCCCGATGTCGCCGACCGCTACCCGCACGAGCTGTCCGGAGGCATGCGGCAGCGGGTGGCGGCGGCAGCGGCACTCGCGGGCGACCCGGAGCTGCTGATCGCGGATGAACCGACAACCGCGCTGGACGCCTCCAACCAGCGCGCCGTTCTCGATCTGCTGCGCGGCCTCCAGCGGAGCCGGGGCATGGGCCTGGTCCTGATCACGCACGATCTGCGGGTCGCGTTCTCCGCCTGCGACCGGGTGTACGTGCTGTACGCGGGCAGTGTGCTGGAGCACGGGCGCTCCCACGAGCTGGAGTCGGCCCCGCTGCATCCGTACACGGCCGGGCTGCTGGCCTGCGAACCGTCCGTACGCGAGCGGTACGCCGAACTCCCGGCGATTCCCGGTTCCGTACCGGCTCCGGGCGCCAGGAGCAGCGGCTGCCCGTTCGCCGACCGGTGCGCCCACGCGGCCGCCGTGTGCCGCGCCGAACCGGTTGTGCTGTCGGCGCCGCCGTCCTGTACCGGAGCACCCGCCGACGCCTCGCCCGGTACGCGGCGGCTCTCCGCCTGCGTGCGGCTTTCCGAGATCGGCGATGCGCTCGCCACACCGCCGGTGCGGGCCGCCGCCGTCCCCTCGGCGGTGTCCGGGCCGGGTCCGGACGACGAGGTGCATGCCCAGGACGCCGCGCTGGTCGCCCGGTCCGTCGACCGTACGTTCCGGTCCCCGGCCGGAGATCATGCCGCACTGCGTGACGTGGGTCTGACCGTTCCCCGTGAGGGCGTCGTGGCCCTGGTCGGCGAGTCCGGCTCGGGCAAGACGACGCTCGCGAGGATCGCGGTCGGGCTGGAGACCTTCGACGGCGGCACGGTCACCGTGGGCGGGATCGCCCTGTCCGCCGGGCGTCGCCCCGCCGCCGCGGACCGCCGGCGCCTGGCCGGACAGGTGCAGATCGTCTTCCAGGACCCGTACTCCTCGCTCAACCCGTTGCGCACCGTGGGCGCGACCCTGCGCGAGGCCCTGGCCGCCGCGACCGGCCGGCGGGGACGCGGCACCCCGAAGGCCGAGGTCGGCACGCTGCTCGAACAGGTGGGGCTGCCCGGGTCGTACGCCACACGGCGCCCGGCCGCGCTCTCGGGCGGGGAGCGTCAACGGGTGGCTCTGGCACGGGCGCTGGCCGCCCGGCCCCGCTTGTTGATCTGCGACGAGGCGGTGGCGGCGCTCGATGTGTCCGTCCAGGCGCAGCTGCTCAATCTGCTCTCCTCGCTCCAGCGGAGCGAGGGGTTCGCGGTGCTGTTCATCACCCATGACCTCGGTGTGGTGCGGCAGATCGCCGACCGGGTGGCCGTCATGCATCAGGGGCGGATCGTCGAGCAGGGTGCCACGGCCGAGGTGCTGGACGCTCCGCGGCACCCGTGGACCCGGCGCATGATCGACGCGCTGCCCGAGGCCACGGGCAGCGATGAGAAGGCGAGGATCTGA
- a CDS encoding helix-turn-helix domain-containing protein produces the protein MSEPPVTVGPPTPPRPPQAQQSAAVVVRTALAANLNRRRLARGWSLRELSAATGVSKGLLSQIERAEANPTVDVLVRIADVLDTNCTDLLRQPLLRPEIVRAASLDEPEDETSVNLLYSGHEHGRIEIYRTRLHPHAQSQVSSHGADSVEYVLVMSGQVTLVVNDVPHLLGTGDTARFSGLSSHYYTTEDSPAITHTIVGYPRD, from the coding sequence GTGTCCGAGCCGCCCGTCACCGTCGGCCCGCCCACACCCCCACGTCCGCCTCAAGCACAGCAGTCCGCCGCCGTCGTGGTGCGGACAGCGCTGGCCGCAAACCTCAACCGCCGTCGGCTGGCCCGCGGTTGGAGCCTGCGCGAACTGTCGGCGGCCACCGGCGTCAGCAAGGGGCTGTTGTCCCAGATCGAACGCGCCGAGGCCAATCCGACGGTCGATGTGCTGGTGCGGATCGCCGATGTGCTGGACACGAACTGCACGGATCTGCTCCGCCAGCCCCTCCTGAGACCGGAGATCGTCCGCGCCGCCTCGCTGGACGAACCCGAGGACGAGACCTCGGTCAATCTGCTGTACTCCGGCCACGAGCACGGCCGTATCGAGATCTACCGCACCCGTCTGCATCCGCACGCCCAGAGCCAGGTCAGCTCCCACGGTGCGGACTCGGTGGAGTACGTGCTGGTGATGTCGGGCCAGGTGACACTGGTCGTCAACGATGTCCCGCACCTCCTGGGGACGGGAGACACCGCCCGGTTCTCGGGACTGAGCAGCCACTACTACACCACCGAGGACTCCCCCGCCATCACGCACACCATCGTCGGCTACCCGCGCGACTGA
- a CDS encoding GNAT family N-acetyltransferase, with protein sequence MSAPHTVAGDTHPLDNPVRAALTGPHAHFAERRGRVLRYPAEVAPWIAIPDVPDAEDWADAAALAGPGGAVTITAFREPPPDDWEITFHAEGVQLVDAGVAAAPYPQAVRLEAADVPEMLDLVARTRPGPFLPRTVELGTYLGVRREGVLVAMAGERLHPTGWSEISAVCTDESVRGQGLGGGLVRAVAHEIRQRGETPFLHASATNTNAIRLYESLGFVLRRRTSFLSAYVPGQPPTRLSGTGDTRAAALH encoded by the coding sequence ATGAGCGCCCCGCACACCGTCGCGGGCGACACGCACCCGCTGGACAACCCGGTCCGCGCCGCGCTGACCGGCCCGCACGCCCACTTCGCCGAGCGCCGCGGCCGTGTCCTGCGCTATCCGGCCGAAGTGGCCCCCTGGATCGCGATCCCGGACGTGCCGGATGCCGAGGACTGGGCCGACGCCGCAGCGCTCGCCGGACCCGGCGGCGCCGTCACGATCACCGCCTTTCGCGAGCCGCCGCCGGACGACTGGGAGATCACCTTCCACGCCGAGGGCGTCCAGCTCGTCGACGCCGGGGTCGCCGCGGCACCGTACCCGCAGGCCGTACGGCTCGAAGCCGCCGATGTGCCCGAGATGCTGGACCTGGTCGCCCGCACCCGCCCGGGGCCGTTCCTGCCCCGTACGGTCGAACTCGGCACCTACCTCGGCGTCCGGCGCGAAGGGGTGCTCGTCGCGATGGCGGGCGAACGCCTTCATCCGACCGGCTGGAGCGAGATCAGCGCCGTGTGCACCGATGAGTCCGTGCGCGGACAGGGGCTCGGCGGCGGACTCGTCCGCGCCGTCGCCCACGAGATCAGGCAGCGCGGCGAAACGCCGTTCCTGCATGCTTCCGCCACCAACACCAACGCCATCCGGCTGTACGAATCTCTGGGATTCGTGCTCCGCCGCCGGACGTCCTTCCTCTCGGCGTACGTACCGGGGCAGCCGCCGACGCGCCTTTCGGGAACAGGCGACACACGAGCGGCAGCCCTGCACTGA
- a CDS encoding ABC transporter permease, giving the protein MKTRTLHRRLSPLTVCCSVLLVLFALAAAFGRLVLPDWDAQDLSTGATMPDGSHPLGTDELGRDIARMVTAGARSTLVGAALVALGSMVIGNVLGLLAGYRGGWIDTLVRRWADLLLALPALLVTIVVAGVGGGGYALAVGVLVVLTSPADIRLVRAAVLEQRHRAYVEAAQTLGLSPFTVMTRHIWPNVLPVVVANTLLNFAGAIVALSSLSFLRLGVPPGAPDWGRMLSENRTLLYDNPSAALAPAVLIIAAAVALNLLGDRLFEAFSDRGRS; this is encoded by the coding sequence TTGAAGACCCGCACGCTCCACCGCCGGCTCTCACCGCTCACCGTCTGCTGCTCCGTCCTGCTGGTGCTGTTCGCGCTGGCCGCGGCCTTCGGCCGACTGGTCCTGCCCGACTGGGACGCGCAGGATCTCTCCACCGGCGCCACCATGCCGGACGGCAGTCATCCGCTCGGCACCGATGAACTCGGCCGGGACATCGCCCGGATGGTGACCGCCGGGGCACGGAGCACACTGGTCGGTGCCGCGCTGGTGGCGCTCGGGTCGATGGTCATCGGCAATGTCCTCGGACTCCTCGCGGGCTACCGGGGCGGCTGGATCGACACCCTCGTGCGCCGCTGGGCCGACCTGCTGCTGGCACTGCCCGCCCTGCTCGTGACGATCGTCGTCGCGGGTGTCGGCGGCGGCGGTTACGCCCTGGCCGTCGGCGTCCTCGTCGTGCTGACGTCGCCCGCCGACATCCGGCTGGTGCGGGCGGCCGTGCTGGAGCAGCGGCACCGCGCCTATGTCGAGGCGGCACAGACACTGGGGCTGTCCCCGTTCACGGTGATGACCCGGCACATCTGGCCCAATGTGCTGCCCGTCGTGGTGGCCAACACCCTGCTGAACTTCGCCGGGGCGATCGTCGCTCTGAGCTCGCTCTCCTTCCTGCGGCTCGGTGTGCCGCCGGGCGCCCCGGACTGGGGCCGGATGCTTTCCGAGAACCGCACCCTGCTGTACGACAACCCGTCCGCCGCCCTGGCGCCGGCCGTGCTGATCATCGCCGCTGCCGTGGCACTCAACCTCCTCGGCGACCGGCTGTTCGAGGCGTTCTCCGACCGTGGGAGGTCCTGA
- a CDS encoding alpha/beta hydrolase family protein — MPSTAAPGPPQRRAALVVRRVREAMLRLVHPVEARISPDGRAVAVAATGPRNAGLVLAPVPAGLRGADADARPPVLLAPREPSAPTDRHSPRWLPDSRTLLHIAEVAGPAGTDVRLAALDTASGAVRTVAAAPGAVEELLVSDDGKQALLLCAQDGAERDGMNLGLPVRLAAAPAPERFAPGTGRRSVHLVDLAEGSVREAGPAGLTVWNVAWRGGTTAVATVSEETLPAGYYGARFAALDLEACTARTVYTPQGQLDAPAVSADGRSAAVCEGISIVSGRPVVADLWTGSAEVVPGVEDATWLRFDDSEDTAPRSLWFAGWDGTGSRVGHTGRPGGTLWSGPVTLGGAGYRPELSLSDDGRLAATVLDAPGSPAEAVVARAEGPDAWDWVPVTALNAPADPTLAAVRTEETVWSAADGRTVHGLVLSYGESPGPRPLAVLVHGGPAWLWSAGYAPGDVLGLAPALAAAGYLVLLPNPRGSSGRGLEHARAAVGDVGGADLDDVLSGVRHLVDARLADPDRTAVLGHSYGGYLAALAAARTDVFRAAVIVSAPTDWLSFTHTSNIGGGYDHAYRIGGTDSPAELVRRSAVFADGGSGTPTLIVHGSADRVTPVGQAHELYRSLLRAGRAPVELYVYPDEGHEFTDGAHLLDAAARVEKWLAAHLGPPAAATCRAAVPGDAPPAQIPGTAGGDR; from the coding sequence ATGCCCAGTACCGCCGCGCCCGGGCCGCCGCAGCGGCGCGCCGCTCTCGTCGTACGGCGTGTCCGTGAGGCGATGCTGCGGCTGGTCCACCCGGTCGAGGCCCGGATCAGTCCGGACGGGCGTGCGGTCGCCGTGGCGGCGACCGGTCCGCGCAACGCCGGACTGGTCCTGGCCCCGGTCCCCGCCGGGCTGCGGGGTGCGGACGCGGATGCGCGGCCCCCCGTGCTCCTCGCACCGCGGGAGCCGTCCGCGCCCACGGACCGTCACAGCCCGCGCTGGCTGCCGGATTCGCGGACGCTGCTGCACATCGCCGAAGTGGCAGGACCCGCCGGAACCGATGTGCGGCTCGCCGCCCTGGACACGGCCTCCGGGGCGGTACGCACCGTCGCCGCCGCCCCCGGTGCGGTGGAGGAACTGCTGGTCTCCGACGACGGGAAGCAGGCGCTGCTCCTCTGTGCGCAGGACGGCGCGGAACGCGACGGCATGAATCTCGGCCTGCCGGTACGGCTCGCAGCCGCACCTGCGCCCGAGCGCTTCGCCCCGGGTACCGGCCGCCGTTCGGTGCATCTCGTCGATCTCGCGGAGGGCTCGGTGCGTGAGGCCGGGCCGGCGGGGCTGACCGTGTGGAACGTCGCGTGGCGCGGCGGCACCACCGCCGTCGCCACCGTCTCCGAGGAGACGCTTCCCGCCGGGTACTACGGTGCCCGGTTCGCGGCCCTTGATCTCGAAGCATGCACGGCCAGGACCGTGTACACGCCACAGGGGCAGCTGGACGCCCCCGCCGTCTCGGCGGACGGCCGGTCCGCGGCGGTCTGCGAAGGCATCTCCATCGTGTCCGGGCGGCCGGTGGTGGCCGATCTGTGGACCGGGAGCGCAGAGGTGGTGCCGGGCGTCGAGGACGCGACCTGGCTGCGGTTCGACGACTCGGAGGACACCGCACCGCGCTCACTGTGGTTCGCGGGCTGGGACGGGACGGGCTCCCGCGTCGGACACACCGGACGCCCCGGCGGCACACTCTGGTCGGGACCGGTGACCCTCGGCGGTGCCGGCTACCGGCCCGAGCTGTCGCTCAGTGACGACGGGCGGCTGGCCGCGACCGTGCTCGACGCACCGGGCAGCCCGGCCGAGGCCGTCGTCGCCCGCGCCGAAGGGCCGGACGCCTGGGACTGGGTGCCCGTCACCGCACTGAACGCGCCCGCCGACCCCACGCTCGCCGCGGTCCGCACCGAGGAGACCGTATGGTCCGCAGCCGACGGGCGCACGGTGCACGGTCTGGTGCTCTCGTACGGTGAGAGCCCCGGTCCCCGGCCCCTCGCCGTTCTCGTGCACGGCGGCCCCGCCTGGCTGTGGTCCGCCGGATACGCGCCCGGCGATGTGCTGGGTCTCGCGCCCGCGCTGGCCGCCGCCGGATACCTGGTGCTGCTGCCCAACCCGCGCGGCAGCAGCGGCCGGGGCCTGGAGCACGCCCGAGCCGCGGTCGGCGACGTCGGCGGCGCGGACCTGGACGATGTGCTGTCCGGCGTACGCCATCTCGTCGACGCCCGGCTCGCCGACCCGGACCGTACCGCCGTCCTGGGGCACAGCTACGGCGGCTACCTCGCCGCTCTGGCCGCGGCCCGCACCGATGTGTTCCGGGCGGCGGTCATCGTCTCCGCGCCGACCGACTGGCTGAGCTTCACGCACACCAGCAACATCGGCGGCGGCTACGACCATGCGTACCGGATCGGCGGCACGGACTCGCCCGCCGAACTGGTCCGGCGCTCCGCGGTCTTCGCCGACGGCGGCAGCGGAACCCCGACGCTCATCGTGCACGGGTCCGCGGACCGGGTCACTCCGGTCGGCCAGGCCCACGAGCTGTACCGGTCGCTGCTGCGCGCGGGCCGCGCCCCCGTGGAGCTGTACGTGTACCCGGACGAGGGTCATGAGTTCACCGACGGCGCCCATCTCCTCGATGCCGCGGCCCGGGTGGAGAAGTGGCTCGCCGCCCACCTCGGTCCACCCGCCGCGGCCACCTGCCGGGCCGCCGTGCCCGGGGACGCACCCCCCGCGCAGATCCCCGGCACGGCCGGAGGAGACCGATGA
- a CDS encoding ABC transporter substrate-binding protein, with protein sequence MTSEPGGNLGRRRLLRLAGAGMGVLTASGVLAACAPQPAKDSADDRAGSGARAQGADVPIGSLTLALPSSISSLDVGRESGVLNYTVAVLAQESLLSVDPSGKLQPGLASSWEQPDATTYVYTLRRGVTFTDGTPFTADDVVASIEAVRDPRNGSALGYAYAGVRSVKATGDHEVTIRLKAPDAMFVWTTTAGGLLISSRAFLTRNRGRIGTAKTLLLGTGPYRITEFAADDHVLLERNDAWWGEKPAVRKLKLSFVPDAGTRLVAMKSGAVDGALNLASDEARGWESSAAVTYTGDRSVVSLAFDTARAPFDDVHVRRAIAHATDREGMVKGILHGRAEVADALPSRDMWGDLMPADEVRSGYDAIPAVPYDLDAARAELAESSAKDGFTAELHYPNSGPQLGKAALALAAALKKIGITLNVKEITLEQWVAELGSGKQPLQFLWYFPVTGDPAELADPYLNAAATATDIAHYDNKTVNTALNTAKTATDKDVRARELMKAVRTAGADLPYLPLWWAQTATALSKEIVLLDQGPFAFIGPWATRIRKAV encoded by the coding sequence ATGACATCGGAACCGGGTGGCAACCTCGGCCGACGGCGCCTTCTGCGCCTTGCCGGCGCGGGAATGGGCGTACTCACCGCTTCGGGCGTGCTCGCCGCCTGTGCGCCGCAGCCGGCGAAGGACTCCGCTGACGACCGGGCCGGTTCGGGCGCCCGGGCGCAGGGTGCGGACGTGCCGATCGGCAGCCTCACCCTCGCCCTGCCCTCCTCCATCTCCAGCCTCGACGTGGGCCGCGAGTCGGGCGTGCTCAACTACACGGTCGCGGTGCTGGCCCAGGAGTCCCTGCTCTCGGTCGACCCGTCCGGGAAGCTGCAGCCCGGCCTCGCCTCGTCGTGGGAGCAGCCCGACGCCACGACGTATGTGTACACACTGCGCCGGGGCGTCACGTTCACCGACGGCACGCCGTTCACCGCGGACGATGTGGTGGCCTCCATCGAGGCCGTCCGGGATCCGAGGAACGGCTCCGCACTCGGCTACGCCTACGCGGGTGTGCGGTCGGTGAAAGCCACCGGCGACCACGAGGTGACGATCCGGCTCAAGGCACCCGACGCGATGTTCGTGTGGACGACGACCGCGGGCGGACTCCTCATCAGCAGCCGTGCGTTCCTGACCCGCAACCGGGGAAGGATCGGCACGGCGAAAACCCTGCTGCTCGGCACCGGCCCGTACCGGATCACCGAGTTCGCCGCCGACGACCATGTGCTGCTGGAGCGCAACGACGCATGGTGGGGCGAGAAGCCCGCCGTCCGCAAGCTCAAGCTGTCCTTCGTGCCGGACGCCGGGACGCGGCTGGTCGCGATGAAGTCCGGTGCGGTGGACGGCGCCCTGAACCTCGCGTCGGACGAGGCCCGTGGCTGGGAGTCGAGTGCGGCCGTCACGTACACCGGCGACCGCTCGGTGGTGTCGCTGGCGTTCGACACGGCCAGGGCCCCCTTCGACGACGTCCATGTCCGGCGTGCCATCGCCCACGCCACCGACCGCGAGGGCATGGTGAAGGGCATCCTGCACGGCCGGGCCGAGGTCGCCGACGCGCTGCCCTCGCGCGACATGTGGGGCGATCTGATGCCGGCGGACGAGGTCCGCTCCGGCTACGACGCGATCCCCGCCGTGCCGTACGACCTGGACGCCGCCCGCGCGGAACTGGCCGAGTCCTCGGCGAAGGACGGTTTCACGGCGGAGCTGCACTACCCCAACAGCGGACCGCAGTTGGGCAAGGCGGCACTCGCGCTCGCCGCCGCGCTGAAGAAGATCGGCATCACGCTGAACGTCAAGGAGATCACCCTGGAGCAGTGGGTGGCGGAGCTGGGCTCGGGCAAGCAGCCGCTGCAGTTCCTGTGGTACTTCCCCGTCACCGGTGACCCGGCCGAACTCGCCGACCCGTATCTCAATGCGGCGGCCACGGCGACGGACATCGCGCACTACGACAACAAGACCGTCAACACCGCGCTCAACACCGCGAAGACGGCCACCGACAAGGACGTCCGGGCCCGGGAGCTCATGAAGGCGGTGCGGACGGCCGGTGCCGATCTGCCGTATCTCCCGCTGTGGTGGGCGCAGACCGCGACCGCGCTGTCCAAGGAGATCGTGCTGCTGGATCAGGGGCCGTTCGCGTTCATCGGACCGTGGGCGACCCGGATCCGCAAGGCCGTCTGA